One Lacticaseibacillus rhamnosus genomic window carries:
- the rbsR gene encoding ribose utilization transcriptional repressor RbsR: MKKKVSITDVAKETGLSVTTVSQILNGKGARFSEKSRKRVLAAKEALGYEPDLFARGLVGKRGNSIGVVIPDMMNPFFASFVVSVEKAAIPRGLFPQIFSINGFHENVDYFIRQFLGGTQRGLILAAPEASQEIVQKVGKQLNLPMVFTDQATTLMTGDSIRIDERHAGFLVADHLLQLGHRRIAFVLPQRLTVNLKDRMAGYQQAFAQYGVQLDPGLIFPSAFNPEGGRQAVAQIVKTDATAIIAINDDVASGVYRGLYEQHKRIPADYAVVGFDDVTQARFMTPGLTTLAQPIDQLGQQAVELLVAQMSGEHNTRNTIELPVKLVKRGSTKITNHRG; this comes from the coding sequence GTGAAGAAGAAAGTTTCGATTACGGACGTGGCCAAGGAAACCGGGCTTTCCGTCACCACTGTTTCGCAAATTTTAAATGGCAAAGGCGCGCGGTTTAGCGAAAAGTCACGCAAACGGGTGCTGGCCGCTAAAGAAGCATTGGGCTATGAACCGGATCTTTTTGCCCGGGGACTAGTCGGCAAGCGCGGCAACTCAATCGGGGTCGTGATTCCCGATATGATGAACCCCTTCTTCGCCAGCTTTGTCGTTAGCGTGGAAAAAGCCGCCATTCCGCGCGGGCTGTTTCCGCAAATCTTTTCGATTAATGGGTTCCATGAAAATGTTGATTATTTTATTCGACAGTTTCTGGGCGGTACCCAACGCGGACTGATTCTTGCGGCACCGGAAGCTTCACAGGAGATTGTCCAAAAAGTCGGGAAGCAATTGAATCTGCCCATGGTGTTTACGGATCAGGCGACCACGCTGATGACCGGCGACAGCATTCGGATTGACGAGCGGCATGCCGGGTTTCTGGTGGCCGATCACCTGTTGCAGTTGGGTCATCGCCGCATCGCATTCGTATTGCCGCAACGATTGACCGTTAACTTGAAGGATCGGATGGCAGGTTATCAGCAAGCATTTGCGCAGTATGGGGTCCAGCTAGATCCGGGGCTGATTTTCCCCAGCGCGTTTAATCCGGAAGGCGGTCGGCAAGCGGTGGCACAGATCGTCAAGACCGATGCCACGGCGATCATCGCGATCAATGATGATGTCGCCAGTGGAGTCTACCGCGGCTTGTATGAGCAACACAAGCGGATACCGGCTGACTACGCGGTGGTCGGATTCGATGATGTCACACAAGCACGCTTTATGACGCCAGGATTAACCACCCTCGCCCAGCCAATTGATCAGTTAGGCCAACAAGCTGTTGAACTCCTGGTTGCGCAGATGAGTGGCGAGCATAACACGCGTAACACAATTGAGCTGCCCGTGAAATTGGTGAAACGCGGCTCAACGAAAATAACGAACCACCGCGGCTAA
- the thiD gene encoding bifunctional hydroxymethylpyrimidine kinase/phosphomethylpyrimidine kinase codes for MTINSTPQVVTIAGSDSGGGAGMQADLKTFQARHVFGMSIVVALTAQNTYGVQASLPIPGDFIDAQFQSLAADFAIKACKTGMLADSEHVNAVVRNLKQVNFGPLIVDPVMVAKGGATLLAPEAVATIKQELLPLADVVTPNLPEAEIIVGHPIKREADMIAAAQTIQELGVKNVIIKGGHRQDAQASDFILLADGSSFWVRSPRIATGNTHGTGDTFSACIAAELAKGESLKKAIITAKAFLEGAISQGIFVGHGHGPTNHWATLSEDVQVSAVKSSAGLQG; via the coding sequence ATGACGATTAACAGCACGCCTCAAGTCGTCACCATTGCTGGCTCGGATTCAGGCGGTGGTGCCGGTATGCAGGCGGATCTCAAAACCTTTCAGGCACGTCATGTGTTTGGCATGAGTATTGTGGTGGCACTCACGGCGCAAAACACATATGGCGTCCAGGCCAGTTTGCCGATTCCTGGCGATTTCATTGATGCACAATTTCAATCATTGGCGGCAGACTTTGCGATCAAGGCATGCAAAACCGGTATGTTAGCCGATAGTGAGCATGTGAACGCCGTTGTCCGCAATCTTAAACAGGTCAATTTCGGTCCGTTGATCGTGGACCCCGTTATGGTCGCAAAAGGTGGGGCAACGCTGCTGGCCCCGGAAGCCGTTGCGACGATTAAGCAGGAACTATTGCCGCTAGCCGATGTGGTGACCCCAAACTTGCCGGAAGCAGAAATCATTGTGGGGCATCCCATTAAGCGTGAAGCCGATATGATAGCGGCAGCGCAAACGATTCAGGAACTCGGCGTCAAAAATGTCATCATCAAAGGCGGCCACCGTCAAGACGCTCAAGCTTCAGACTTCATTTTGTTAGCAGACGGCAGCAGTTTTTGGGTACGGTCGCCGCGCATCGCCACTGGCAATACGCACGGTACCGGCGACACTTTTTCCGCCTGTATTGCGGCCGAATTGGCAAAGGGCGAGTCACTGAAGAAGGCGATTATCACAGCCAAAGCATTTCTTGAAGGCGCCATTAGCCAAGGCATTTTTGTGGGCCATGGACACGGGCCGACCAATCATTGGGCAACGTTAAGCGAAGACGTTCAGGTGAGCGCGGTAAAATCATCGGCTGGTTTGCAGGGATAG
- the rbsD gene encoding D-ribose pyranase, producing MKKGTVINTQLSQVIADMGHFDLLGIGDAGMPVPADTWKIDLAVSRNLPSFMDVLKNVLTELQIQKVYLAEEIKTQNPKQLEQIQQLIDVPIVFIPHDQMKKDLSKTKAFIRTGEMTPYANILLESGVTF from the coding sequence TTGAAAAAAGGGACTGTCATCAACACCCAACTGTCACAAGTGATTGCCGATATGGGGCACTTTGACTTGTTGGGGATAGGCGATGCCGGCATGCCGGTACCAGCAGACACATGGAAGATCGATCTCGCCGTTAGCAGAAATCTGCCTAGCTTCATGGACGTTTTGAAAAATGTCTTAACTGAACTACAGATTCAAAAAGTCTATCTGGCCGAAGAAATCAAAACGCAAAATCCCAAACAATTAGAACAAATTCAGCAACTCATTGACGTGCCAATTGTCTTTATCCCGCACGACCAAATGAAAAAAGATCTCAGCAAAACTAAGGCCTTCATCCGAACTGGTGAGATGACGCCTTATGCCAATATATTGTTGGAAAGTGGCGTTACTTTTTAA
- a CDS encoding hydroxyethylthiazole kinase encodes MNQSVTTSFKQAFESALPLTSSPLVQCITNEITVESMANALLYIDAKPVMADAVQEFPEFFAQNNALLLNLGHISPEREKSLLAAGSFAAETHTPVVVDLVGVSATQLRYELGHQLLANHPNVVKGNISEMRRFSGLKSTGRGVDGSQLDQSPAAFSELAEALKRLTRRFPATTFLATGQTDLVVSAHGQWRLENGVLQLDRFTGTGDIVGALIAALLGVGLTNDAAVVVAVSYFNCCGEVAAAENTGGLASFRERTLDQLSLLATHQDWIQKVKGQAL; translated from the coding sequence ATGAATCAATCCGTAACCACAAGCTTTAAACAGGCGTTTGAATCCGCCTTGCCACTGACTTCATCGCCGTTAGTTCAATGCATTACCAATGAAATTACAGTCGAGTCCATGGCCAATGCGCTTTTGTACATTGATGCCAAGCCGGTAATGGCCGATGCCGTGCAGGAGTTTCCGGAATTTTTTGCCCAAAATAATGCCTTACTGCTTAACTTAGGACATATCTCGCCAGAACGTGAAAAGAGTCTGCTAGCGGCGGGTAGTTTTGCTGCTGAAACGCATACCCCGGTTGTGGTTGATCTAGTCGGTGTTTCCGCCACCCAATTGCGATATGAATTAGGGCATCAGTTGTTGGCGAATCACCCGAATGTGGTTAAAGGCAATATTTCCGAGATGCGCCGCTTTAGTGGTCTGAAAAGTACCGGTCGCGGGGTGGATGGCAGCCAGCTAGATCAAAGCCCTGCTGCATTTTCCGAACTTGCTGAAGCGTTGAAGCGGTTGACCCGGCGTTTTCCTGCGACCACTTTTTTGGCAACCGGGCAAACAGACTTGGTGGTCAGCGCTCATGGCCAGTGGCGCCTGGAAAATGGCGTCTTGCAACTGGATCGCTTCACGGGAACCGGTGATATCGTTGGTGCCTTGATTGCAGCGCTGCTTGGGGTAGGGCTCACAAACGATGCAGCTGTGGTCGTTGCCGTTAGCTATTTTAATTGTTGCGGTGAAGTGGCTGCAGCCGAAAACACCGGCGGCCTCGCGTCATTTAGAGAGAGGACGCTGGATCAATTATCCTTGTTGGCAACGCATCAAGATTGGATTCAAAAGGTGAAAGGACAGGCACTATGA
- a CDS encoding APC family permease — MQENELTPQRYMSWPVLSLLVFITVIGFENIFYPFQNQGLSVVINWVILLIVNIVPYALIAAQLGTTFTRADEGGGLATWMRRTLGDTWGYWTSWIYWAQTLPYLVDVSNAVIVALSWMILGDNSLGKRMSNLTFGLLTFAIILLFIVLENLFSRSLEVMSLIGGAAMFLMAVLFVALTAAGLAKGMPSATHFSWDAFRPHFSLHYFATTGLLIFATSGAELGATYIAQLRNPKKQFPKAMWALALMTGFLVIFGSLALGVWFNANHLPDDLKMNGAYYAFSMLGKAWGWGKTLMYLFAVTQLLFMLAQLAVLIDASSRVLSADTAMRFMPKWLLQKNKQGRPVHSYIFTASLCLFLLLLSGTLPNINAIFNWLLNLNGIVSPYKTALVFVAFLALRAQTDKFTSGYTFIKSKTGAYLVGGWCFVFTFICATLGFLPQEVVFGTNGWTHQLIMNIISVIVLFGFGFIMPLLARRDVIKEKLL; from the coding sequence GTGCAAGAAAATGAACTGACACCCCAGCGTTATATGAGCTGGCCAGTTTTAAGTTTGCTTGTTTTTATTACGGTTATTGGTTTTGAAAACATCTTCTACCCGTTTCAAAATCAAGGCCTGTCTGTTGTGATCAACTGGGTGATTTTATTAATCGTCAACATCGTCCCGTATGCATTGATTGCGGCACAGCTGGGGACGACTTTTACCCGGGCTGATGAAGGCGGCGGGTTGGCAACCTGGATGCGGCGGACGCTGGGGGATACCTGGGGTTATTGGACCAGCTGGATTTATTGGGCTCAGACGCTGCCTTATCTGGTTGACGTGTCAAATGCCGTTATTGTGGCGCTTTCGTGGATGATTCTCGGCGACAATAGCTTGGGTAAGCGGATGTCGAATCTGACATTTGGCTTGCTAACTTTTGCCATTATTCTTTTATTCATCGTCTTGGAGAATCTGTTCTCGCGGTCGCTTGAAGTGATGTCGCTCATCGGCGGGGCAGCCATGTTTTTGATGGCGGTGCTATTTGTGGCGTTGACCGCGGCGGGATTGGCTAAGGGGATGCCCTCAGCCACGCACTTTAGCTGGGACGCATTTCGACCCCACTTTTCACTGCATTATTTTGCGACAACCGGGCTGTTGATTTTTGCCACTTCCGGTGCGGAGCTGGGGGCCACGTATATCGCGCAGTTGCGGAACCCGAAGAAGCAATTTCCTAAAGCGATGTGGGCACTGGCACTGATGACCGGGTTTTTGGTGATCTTCGGTTCGCTTGCATTAGGCGTGTGGTTCAACGCCAACCATCTGCCGGATGACTTGAAAATGAACGGCGCCTACTACGCTTTTTCCATGCTAGGTAAGGCGTGGGGTTGGGGTAAAACGCTGATGTATTTGTTTGCGGTCACGCAGCTGTTGTTCATGTTGGCGCAGTTGGCGGTGTTGATTGATGCCTCTAGCCGTGTGTTGTCTGCCGATACGGCGATGCGCTTTATGCCGAAGTGGTTATTGCAGAAGAATAAGCAAGGGCGGCCAGTACATAGCTATATTTTCACCGCCTCACTTTGCTTGTTCCTGTTGTTGCTGTCGGGCACATTGCCGAACATCAATGCAATTTTCAACTGGCTGCTGAATTTAAACGGCATTGTGTCACCGTATAAAACGGCGCTCGTGTTCGTGGCCTTCCTGGCGTTGCGCGCTCAAACCGACAAATTCACGTCCGGCTACACCTTTATCAAGAGCAAAACCGGTGCCTATCTAGTCGGCGGCTGGTGCTTCGTCTTTACCTTTATCTGTGCAACACTAGGCTTCTTACCTCAGGAAGTTGTGTTTGGAACCAACGGCTGGACCCATCAGCTCATCATGAATATCATCTCCGTCATCGTCCTCTTCGGCTTTGGTTTCATCATGCCGCTGTTGGCACGACGAGATGTGATCAAGGAAAAATTGCTGTAA
- the thiE gene encoding thiamine phosphate synthase, which translates to MNAEALQLYLVTNRYADSPEVFLAKIAAACENGVTMVQLREKSLTTRDYYALAKQVKLITDRYRIPLIIDDRVDVCLAVDAAGVHIGDDELPVAVTRQLLGSDKILGVSTKTVATATAAVAAGADYLGVGAIFPTQTKAAAPLTSLATLKAITAAVSVPVVAIGGIKADNLDTFKATGIAGVAIVSEIMQAPDTAQKVQTLSAKLKEVL; encoded by the coding sequence ATGAATGCAGAAGCTTTACAACTTTATTTAGTCACCAACCGGTACGCCGATTCGCCTGAAGTTTTTTTAGCCAAGATTGCCGCGGCGTGTGAAAATGGCGTCACAATGGTGCAATTACGGGAAAAATCCCTGACAACCCGTGATTATTACGCGCTGGCAAAACAGGTCAAATTGATCACCGACCGCTATCGGATTCCGTTGATCATTGATGACCGGGTGGATGTTTGTTTAGCAGTCGACGCAGCCGGGGTGCATATTGGCGATGATGAACTACCGGTTGCGGTTACGCGGCAGTTGCTTGGTTCCGACAAAATACTGGGCGTCTCGACCAAAACAGTTGCGACTGCCACCGCTGCGGTTGCGGCCGGTGCTGATTATCTTGGGGTGGGCGCTATTTTTCCAACCCAAACCAAGGCCGCTGCTCCGTTGACGTCACTGGCAACGCTAAAAGCAATCACAGCGGCAGTCTCTGTTCCGGTGGTGGCGATTGGTGGGATTAAGGCGGATAATCTTGACACCTTTAAGGCAACCGGAATTGCCGGCGTGGCGATTGTCAGCGAGATCATGCAGGCTCCGGATACGGCACAGAAGGTCCAGACCCTCAGCGCTAAACTGAAAGAGGTGTTATAA